TACGGGGATGGGACGGATTGGTTTTACTCAGCATGATGCGGTTGTTAGTGCTTGTGAATTTATCCAACAACAAGAGTTAATAATTCCAGAAGGGATTTTTACACATTTTGCAACTGCTGATGAAGCAGATACAAAGTATTTCCATCAGCAAGTACAAAAATTTAAGCAATTAACTACGAATTTGCCATTAAAATTTAAATATGTGCACTGTGCTAATTCTGCTACTTCCTTATGGCATTTAGATTGCCAGAGCAATATGATTCGTTTCGGTATTGCGCTTTATGGTTTAAATCCGTCAGGGACAGCTTTAACTGCTCCGTATGAACTACAACCAGCCTTAACTTTACAAACCGAAATTGTGCATATTAAAAAAGTTCCAGCTGGTCAAAGTATCAGTTATGGTGCAACTTATACTTCTTCTGAACCGGAAACTATCGCCACTTTACCAATTGGATATGCAGACGGATGGCTGAGGAGAATGAGTGGCAGTTCTGTGATTGTGGCGGGTCAATTATGCCCTATCGTTGGACGTGTTTGTATGGATCAGATGATGATAAAAGTTCCCAAAATGTATCCGCTGGGAACTAAAGTGACTTTGATTGGTACAGACCAACAAACAAATTTAAGTGTGGAAACAGCTGCTGAGTTTTGTGATACTATCAACTATGAAATCATTTGCAATTTATCCGATCGAATTGTGCGAAAGTACGTGAATTAATCCCTCATTGATGTTATATTAATGGTGAAACTACCTGGAGGGGGAATTAACCATGGCCGAAGCACAAAAAATGTTTTCAGTACGTTTAGATGCTGATGTTGTTGATCGGTTGCAAAAGTATAGTGATGAAAATGCTTGTGATGTTAATTGGGTAATTGATGAAGCATTGTTGAACTTTTTTCAACGTGAAGGTAACTTTGCTGCTCAATTAATCCATGGTTATTTGGATATGGCAGATATCAACGAAGAGTTGAGTGATGCTTTTTCAATTTGTGAACAGGAGGCTGACAGACGAAGTAGTGGTTACATTAATTAAACGCGGCGATGTATTTTATGCTGATTTATCACCAGTAGTTGGATCAGAGCAAGGTGGTATGCGTCCCGTGTTAGTCATACAAAATAATATTGGTAACAAATACAGTCCAACAACTATTGTTGCAGCTATTACTGGCCGCATTCAAAAACCTAAAATGCCAACGCATGTGGGAATTACTACTGCTGATGGATTTAGCAAGGATTCTGTTATTTTAACAGAACAAATTCGAACAATTGATAAGCAGCGTTTAAAGGAAAAAGTCACCACTTTGTCGGCAGCTAAAATGCATGATGTTGATAAAGCTTTAAAAGTAAGTATCCATCTTTAATATATAATAAAAGTGACCTAAAACAGTCTTTGTTTAGGTCACTTTTTGGTTTAGAGATATTATTCTGGAATTTGATCTAAGATAGTTTGTTTTTGTAAATCATCAATTTCTGATACGCGATAATTATTTTGTTCTAATTCTTTCACAATTAGCTGTAATTGCTCAGTAGTTACATTGGGCTGTAAAGTAAACAAATTACGACGTACCAAAGCATTTTTACGGGCATCCAGCGTTAGGCAACCAGCAATGCTCACTTCTTTGCTAATAATATTGGACATTTCAGCTAGTTCGCCTTTTTGTCCCGAAGAAATAACCGTTAAAACATAGCTGCCAGTATGCACATTCCAAGCTTCTGAAAGCATATTTAACAATTTTGTATGAGTTAAAATACCATAAAAATGACTATTTTCATCGAGCACAGCAATATAAGGAAGATCTTTAATATTAAAGAACACTTTAAAGAAGGGGGCGTTGATAGGAATAGTTTTAGTAGCATTTTTCAAAAGATAAGTTACCGGTAAATTTAAATCACCACCACGGGATTTATGGCGGTAAATATGCATTTTGTAAATATTTCCCCGAAAAATAGTTCCAGTTTCATCAAGTATTGGTACACAGCGAAAACCAGTTTCTTCAAGAATATCTAGCGCTTGTTGGAGGGTAACTGATTCTTTAACAGTAGTTAAAAAACGTTTTTTCATTACTAAAGATTTAATTAGCATTGGCTTTACCTCATTGTATATTCTTAGAAAATCATATCATAAATACTCTAGCTATGTGAAGTTTTAGTTTAAAATAATTAATTATTTTTAATTATTAGCTGTTTATTTAAAATGAAAAACTCAATTACTGGTAAAATTGCATAAATCTATTTAAAAAAGCTGAGACAAAATCTTGTCCCAGCTTTTTAGATTAAACACAAGTAAAATTATTCAATACCAGTTGCTTTGAAACCATCGCGAGCAACTTTTTCTAATTGAGCAGCTGAATTAGCCATTTTAGCTTTTTCATCATCATTTAATGGAACTTCCAAAATTTGACGAACACCGTTGCGATTGACAATTGTTGGAGAACTAATGTATAAATCGTTAACACCGTATTGGCCATCCATATAAACAGATAATGGCAAGATCGCATTTTCATCTTTTAAGATAGCTTTGCAAATCCGAGCGGCAGCAGTAGCAACACCATAATAAGTAGCACCTTTAGTGTTGATAATTTCATAAGCAGCATTAACTACTGTATCGTTAATTTCTTGTAATTTTTCATCAGTTAGTTCTGGATGGATTTTTTGTAATTCAGCCATTGTTAAACCGCCAACTGTTAAATGTGACCAAGCAGCAAACTCACTGTCACCATGTTCACCTAACATATATCCATGTACAGAACGAGGATCAAGGTCTAATTCTTGACCAACAAATTTTTGTAAACGTGAAGTATCTAGAGAAGTTCCGGAACCGATAACTCTTTCTTTTGGAAAACCAGATAACTTCCAAGTACCATAAGTCAAGATATCAACAGGGTTAGCAACAACTAAGAAAATACCATTAAATCCAGATTCAACAATCGGATTAACAATGGATTTTAAAATGTTAAGATTTTTGTTAACTAAGTCTAAACGTGTTTCACCAGGTTTTTGTGGAGCACCAGCGGTAATAACAACAATATCAGCATCTTTAGCGTCACTGTATTCAGCGGAATAAATATGTGTTGGATAAGTAACAGGGGTAGCATCTGCTAAATCTAGCGCGTCACCACGTGTTTTATCCTTAACAACATCGACAATACCAATTTCATTTGCTACGCCTTGTAAAGTCATTGCATAAGCAAATGATGAGCCAACAGCGCCATCACCAACTAAAATAACTTTAGTATGATTCTTATCAGTAATACTTGACATAAATATTACTCCCTTCAAATTATAAAAATCCTTTGTACAAGTTTATTTTATCATAAATTTCACTAATATAATAATGAAAACGCTGTTATTTTTTGCAAATTTAAATGCTGTTTGCAAAAGTCTTCACATTAAAAACCAGAGTTAGAAAATTTTATAACAATCAATATGTGTTATAATCGGTAAGCATCAATTGGTGTTTTTAATTTGCTAGTTAGCTTTTATATCATAATGTAATGATATAAAAGTTGCTTTTTTGTGTTTTTAGATAGTTTTTTTAAAGTAAGAACAAGTATAATTACTGTATTTGATAAATTAGGATGATGAAAATGAAAGCAATTTTTGGATTAGGTAATCCCGGTCAAAGTTATGATCAAACCAAGCATAATATGGGCTTTATGACAATTGATAAGTTGGCTGAATATTATCAAGTTAGTTTAACTAAAAATGAATTTTCAGCGATTGATGTACGCTTTAAATACCAAGGAGAAACGATTTATTTAGTTAAACCGCTTACTTTTATGAATAATTCAGGTTATGCAGTAAAATTATTAATGGGCTATTATCAAATTTTGCCCGCGGAAATTTTGATTATTCAAGATGATTTGGATTTACCAATTGGCAAAGTACGTTTACGTCAAAAGGGCTCAGCTGGTGGACACAATGGAATTAAAAGTATTATTGCTTCAACTGGTACTAATGAATTTAAACGAGTAAAAATTGGCATTGGTCATCCAGCACGCAAGCAGGTTGTTAACTGGGTGTTGACACCTTTTACTAAAGAAGAGCAGCCCTTGGCTTTAGCAGGCATTGATCAAGCAGCAGCAGCAATTGAAAATTGGGTTGAAAACAATAATTTTGAACAAACTATGAATCAATTCAATTAATGAGGAGGACAAATTGCAATTAATTGATTGTTTAAACCAAAATAAGCAAATACAAGATTTTATTAAGCAGTTAGCTCCCCAAACGCAGCAAATGCTCACTGGATTAACTGGCTCTGCTAAAACTTTATTTTTAGTAAATTTAATAAATGAAAGGCAACAACCGCTTTTAGTTGTCGAACCTGATTCATATCATGCCAGTCAATTAGCAGATGATTTAGGGCAATTATTACCTAGTAATCAAGTGCAGTTATTTTTGTTAGAGGCTTCTATTGCTACACAAATTGCCATTAGTTCACCCGAATCACTAAGTCAAAGATTGAGTGCGCTGGATTTTTTGCGTGAACAAAAGCCAGGAGTTGTCATTACTTCTATTGCAGGTTTGGAGTATGTTTTGCCCCCTATGGAGACTTTCACCAATAGTCACTTACACTTCAAGGTTGGTCAAGAAATGCAATTAGAGCAATTACCTGATCAGTTGATTTCGATGGGTTATCGGCGGGATTCATTAGTTTCTAGTCCAGGAGAATTTGCAATTCGAGGAGATATCTTTGATATTTATCCTTTAACACGGGATCAACCATTGCGGATAGAATTTTTTGGCGATGAAATAGATGCCATTCATGAATTTGATTCAGAAACTCAACGAAGTCAAGCAACTATTGACGAAATAACTTTGAGTCCTGCTAGTGATCAAATTGTTAGCTCCGAGCGATTGCATCTAGTAGGACAACAAGTTCAGCAAGCACTAGCAGAGCACATAAAAAAAGTTAAAGATCAACAAATTATTAAGAATTTGCAAGAAAATTATCAAGCTGATCTTGATAGTTTATTAGCCGGTCAACGAGTAGATAATTTAGGTGCCTATACGGATTTTTTGTATGAAAAACCCGCCAAATTAACTGATTATTTGAGTAAGACAGGGTTTGTAATTTTTGATGACTACGATCGAATTCAAGAACAAGATCGAACTAATGATGAAGAAAATGCGGCCTGGTTTAGTGGCCAATTTGAAGCAGGAAAGCTTTTGCCTAATTTGAGTTTTCGTTGGACATTTACGCAATCACTAGCAGCGATTGTTCAAGGTAAGGTATTCTTATCTTTATTCCAACGTAGTCGCGGACATTTACGTTTGGAACAGTTAGTTAATATCACCAGCCGTTCGGTACAGCAATTTTTTAGTAATTTACCGCTTTTAAAAACTGAAATTGAACGTTGGCAAAAACAACAAACAACAGTCATTCTTTTAATTAGTGCTGCAGCACGCCTACAAAAAATGCAACAAACTTTAGCTGATTTTGGAATTGAAGCCCTGACTACTACACTAGATGATATTAAAATGGGACAGACACAATTAGTTGCGGGTGGCTTGCATACTGGCTTTGAATTAGCTGATGAGCGCGTAGTAGTAATTACGGAAAAAGAGCTATTTAATAAGCAACCTAAACGGCATCATCATCGAGCAAATATGAGTAATGCTGAGCGTCTCAAAAGTTATACCGATTTAAAACCGGGCGATTATGTGGTTCATGTCAATCATGGGATTGGTAAGTTTTTAGGTATTCAAACGTTAGAAGTTGATGGCAAACATCAGGATTATATTACGATTGAATATCGCGACCAAGGGCAGCTTTTTATTCCAGTGACTCAGCTAAATATGGTGCAAAAATATGTCTCAGCGCAAGGCAAAGCTCCCAAATTAAATAAACTAGGTGGTACTGAATGGCATAAAACCAAGCAACGTGTTCAAAAAAATATTGAAGATATTGCTGATGAATTAATTCAATTGTATGCAAAACGTGAATCTGAGGAAGGTTATGCTTTTTCAGCAGATGATGACTTACAAAATCAATTTGATGCTCAATTTCCTTATGTGGAAACACCGGATCAATTACGAAGTATTGCTGAAGTGAAGCGCGATATGGAAAGTCCCCACCCTATGGATAGATTGTTAGTAGGCGATGTTGGCTTTGGCAAGACGGAAGTAGCTTTAAGAGCAGCCTTTAAGGCCATTAATGATGGCAAACAAGTAGCTTTTTTAGTACCTACAACAATTTTGGCACAACAACATTTTCAAACGATGCAAGAACGTTTTGCTGATTTTCCAGTAGAAACAGCTATTTTAACTCGCTTTCAAACGCCAGCTCAGCAGCGAGAAATCAAAAAGAATTTAGCTGAAGGCAAAATCGATATAGTTGTTGGTACCCATCGCTTGTTATCTAAAGATGTTAAATTTTTGGATTTAGGATTGTTAATTGTCGACGAAGAGCAGCGTTTTGGAGTAAAACACAAGGAGCGTTTAAAACAATTAAAATCACAAATTGATGTACTGACACTGACAGCAACACCAATCCCAAGAACTTTAAATATGTCCATGATGGGTGTGCGTGATTTGTCAGTTATTGAAACAGCTCCACCCAATCGTTATCCGATTCAAACATTTGTTATGGAGCAAAATTATGATGTAGTTCGCAGTGCGATTGAACGGGAATTAAATCGCGGTGGCCAAGTATTTTACTTGCATAATCGTGTTGAAGATATTGAACAAACTGCTAATTTATTAGCAACGTTAGCTCCTGATGCACATATTGCAGTAGCACACGGTAAAATGACGCAAGCACAACTAGAAGGTGTAATGACGGACTTCTTAAATGGCGATTATGATGTATTGGTTACTACAACGATTATTGAAACGGGAGTGGATATCTCTAATGCTAATACTTTAATTATCGAGAATGCAGATCGCTACGGTTTATCACAGTTGTATCAATTGCGTGGCCGGGTTGGGCGTTCAAGTAGAGTAGCGTACGCCTATTTTATGTATCAAAAAGACAAAACCTTAAGTGAAGTTGGAGAAAAACGCTTAGAAGCAGTCAAAAACTTTACAGAATTAGGTTCTGGCTTTAAGATTGCTATGCGAGATTTAGCGATTCGTGGTGCTGGTAATCTTTTAGGCAAACAACAACACGGCTTTATCGATTCTGTGGGATATGATTTGTATACGCAGATGCTTTCAGAAGCCGTTGCGAAAAAACGAGGACAAAATCAACAGGCGCAACAAACAGATGCTCAGCTTCAATTAGATTTAGAGGCATATATTCCAACTAATTATATTGCTGATGAACGGCAAAAGATTGAAATGTACAAACGCATGCGACAAGCTAAATCGGTAGCTGAAGTAGCTGATTTAAAACAGGAGTTAATTGATCGCTTTGGTAAATATCCACTAGAAGTAGCTAATTTATTAAAAGTAACCCGCTTAAAATTATTAGCAGATGCTGCATTAATTGATAAAATTAAGCAGCAAGATGAGCAAATTATACTGACCTTTAGTCAAGCGGCCAATCAATATTTAAGTGGTGAGCGTATTTTTAAGGATTTGGCTTTAACTTCGATGAAGGCTAAAGTAGCTAATGAGCATGATTATTTTGTGATTACTTTGGATATTGCCAAACATCCCGATTATTGGAAACAATTGGAACTATTATTACAACACTGGAATCAGACACTTGAGCCTGTAACTGAAAAATAAAATTATGAAAAATAATAATGCACAAGTCTTGATTAAAGGAACCTGGATTTTATCAGTTTCGTCTTTGATTACCAAAATTTTGAGTGCTTTTTATCGAGTGCCTTTGCAAAATTTAGTAGGGGATCGAGGATTTTACGTTTATCAACAGGTCTATCCATTGTATGGGCTATGTACTGCAGTTGCTTTAACGGGCATTCCAATGTTTGTTTCACAAGTATTAGCAGAAAGCTCAGAGCAAAGCAGCAACAACCGTCGTTATTTATTAATAGGGGCAATAATTTTAGGAATATTAGGTGCTGTAGTCTTAAAAATCTTGGCATTTCCACTTGCCAGTTGGATGGGAGATAGCCGCTTAGCACCCTTGATCAAGGCCTTATCTTGGTTTTATTTGTTAGCTCCTTTAGAAGCAGTTTATCGCGGTATTTATCAAGCAGATTTTCAAATGTTACCCACAGCTTTATCACAGGTAAGTGAACAAATAGTTCGAGTTATTATTATTATTGCTGCTGCTGTCACTTTACCTACAGAGTATTACCAAATGAGTACTTGGGCCCATGCAGGATCCGGAGTAGGAGCTTTAACGGCTTTAATTATTTTGGTTAGTTTTAAGTTGCCACAGACAAATGCTGCTCCTACAGTGAAGCCTAATTTAATTAACCTGGGTAAACGATTTATTACAGAAGGTTTAATGTTTAGTTTATTTGGAAGTTTGTTAGTTTTATTTCAGACAATTGACTCGTTTACAATGTATAAATTATTATCGTCAAATAATTGGACAAATCCGCAAGTTCTGAAAGGCATTTATGATCGCGGACAGCCGTTAGCTCAATTAGGCGTTGTAGTAGCGATATCATTTGCGACTGCGATTTTACCGCAATTAAGCCGACGACCAGCAGCTAAGCAACAAACTATTATATCTAGTACTATACATGTGACCTTAACTTTAGCAGCTAGTAGTGCCGTAGGTATGGCAGTACTTATGCCTCAGATTAATACCTTGTTATTCCAAAATAGTCGCCAAAGTCTAACATTAGCGATTTATGTGTTGTCAGTAGTGTTTGTGGCTTATGCTATGGTGCTTAACACTATCATGCAAGCGCAGCATTACCACCAACAAAATTTTAGGGAATTGTTTTTAGTTTTAGTATTGAAATGGGCTGCTAATCTGTGGTTAATTCCGCATTTAGGCCCATTGGGCGCTAGTATAGCTACATTATTAGCGAGTTTTTTATTGGCTGTCTTGTTATATTATAAAGCCAGCCGTAATTTACAAAAGATTTTAATCCAAAGAGGTTTTTTGAAAAAATTAGTCTTAATAATGCTTTTTTTGGCTGGTTTTGTAGCAGTATTGTCCATGTTTTGGCGTTTGATTGAGCCATTGACCCGTCTAACAGCTCTTTGGGAAGTCAGTTTAACTATTGTCTTAGCCGTGTTAATTGTGGTAATTTTAAGTTATCACTGGCAGCTATTGACTCTAGATGAGTGGGATTTAGTTCCGGGTGGCTCATGGATTTTAAAAATGTTAGGAGGAAAGCATGCGCTTAGATAAGTATTTAAAAATATCGCGTTTAGTTAAAAGACGAACATTAGCTAAAGAAATAGCTGATAAAGGCCGAATAGATATTAATGGCAGAACAGCAAAATCTTCAACTGATGTGCAAGTTGGTGATCAAATAACTATTCACTATGGTGATAAAACAGTAGCTGTGGAGGTTTTACAAGTTTTGGAAAATGTCAAAAAAGATGCAGCAGCTGATTTATATAAAAATCTTGATTAACCCTCAAGAAACCCTAGACAGCCCATATTGTTGTTGTTATACTCAAACTAAGAACTTTTTGAGGGGGATTAATTTTGCCGCAGATACAACGTTCAAATAATATTCGCCCGATAAATTTGAGTAATGACGATTTATCTGCCGAAAAAAAATTTAAACTGCGGGTACGTCAAGTACATCGACGACGTACGAGTATTCTTATGCTTATATTTGGTGGAATTAGCTTAGCTTTTGGCGGACAATTATATCAAGCTCATCAAATTAAAGCTCAAACTCAAACTCAATTAGTTCAGCAACAGCAAAAATTACACAATGCACGTTCTCGGAGCAATGATTTACATGCTCAAGTGCGCCAGCTTCATGATCCGGAATATTTAGATAATTTAATTCGTTACCGCTTTAATTATTCTCGTGATGGTGAGATTATATATAATATTCCCAGTGAAGCTAACAAAAATCTTAATTTTTAAGGAGTAAGGTAAATAATATGACCGTATCAGTAGGAACAAAAGTAACAGGTAAAGTTACCGGAATAAAAGATTTCGGAGCTTTTGTTGATATTGGTAATGGTCAAAGTGGTCTGGTGCATATTAGCCAGATTTCTAATGACTATGTTAAAGATATCCACGATAAGCTGAGTGTGGGCGATATTGTGACTGCAGTTGTTGTTGGCGATAACCACGGAAAGATTGCACTTTCGATTAAACAGGCACAAGAACCGAGTGCTAGTCATCATAATAAAAGTCAAAATCATTATCATAAACCAGTACCTAAAAAAGCCCCCAGCGAAGGTTTTGATGATTTATTAGCTGATTTTATGAAGGAAAGTCAAGATCGCTTATCCAGCTTGAAAAAAAATACTGAAGGAAAACGTGGCGGCCGTGGTGGCCGTCGCGGTTAGGTTCGAGATTCTCCTCGAACTTTTTTTGTTAATTAATATGGATCAAACAGAAACAAAATTTATTCAACAAGTTAAAAATAATAATTTTTTTAATTCCCAAGATTGCTTATTAGTAGCTGTTTCTGGCGGTAGTGACTCGATGGCTTTATTAAACTTGCTTTTATGCCTTCCACATTCTTTACGAGGAACAATCGAAGTGGCGACAGTAGATTTCGCTTTGCGTCCTCAAAGCAGTGACGAAGTGAATTTAGTGCGGCAATTTTGCCAGCAACACCAAATACCCTTCCATACTACACAGTGGCGGCATGATGATGATTTGGAAGCAATGGAAGTCAAAGCGCGTCATTTTAGATATAATTTTTTTGCTCACATTATGCAACAACGACATTTGAATAAGTTAGTAACTGCTCATCAAAGTGATGATCAGGTCGAAACAATTTTAATGAAATTGATTCGCAGTGGTAATATTTGGGAAAGTAAAGGCATTTTGCCGCAGCGATCTTTCACACAGGGAGAACTTATTCGTCCCTTGTTAATTTTTTCGAAAGTAGAATTAACAAATTATTTAAAGCGCCAGCATATTAAATTTGCAGTCGATGAGAGTAATTTTCAAAATATTACGATGCGCAATCGTTTGCGCAATCAGGTATTGCCATTATTACGTCATGAAAATCCGCAATTAAATCAGCATTTAGCTGTTTTTGCTGCACAAAATCAAACTTTACAACAAATAGTTTTAAATTATTTTCAACAATTAGCCACAATGGCAGTGCAGGCTAAAAGTAATGGCTGGCAAATAGATTTAGTGACTTTAAAACAATTACAACCACCCGAAGTGGCACTTTTTGTTCAATTTGTTGTACACCAAAAACTTTCCTTTGATTTAAATAACCGCCAACTTCAGCAAGTGCAGTTTTTATTGCAACGTTCCCAAGCACATTTAGACTTAAAGGCTGGTTGGACAATTGATAAATCATATCAAAAATTGATTATTCAACCAGTCAAAATTAATAATTCTGCTCCTGATTTGATAAATTTGCCCTTAGATAAACCGGTCTTTGCAAATGGGCAACAAAAGATTACAATAAAACAAGTTACCAAAAAAAATTCGCGTACTTTTTATTTCGATAAAATTCCTCAGAATATTATCTTGCGCAGACGCCAAGCTGGTGACAATTTAAGACTGCTAAATGGACAGCATCAAAAATTAAAAAAGCGTTTGATTGATTTAAAAATTCCTCAAATCCAGCGGGATCAATTAAAGATACTCGTATTTGATGATCAGATTGTTTGGATTCCGGGAATTTATCGCTATCAATGCAAACCAACACCATATTTATTCGAGGTTATAATAGGAGATTAAAATGAGCATGGATCAAGATATTCAAGAAATACTATTTACACCTGCAGAAATTGCAGCTGCTAATCAAAAACTCGGCCAGCAATTGGCTCGTGATTATCATGGTAAAAATCCGCTGTTTGTCTGTGTATTGAAGGGGGCAATTTTGTTTTTGACAGATTTAGTACGTCAAATTCCCGAAAGCGTTGAAATTGACTTTATGGATGTTTCTAGTTATCATGGCAAAACTACTTCTTCTGGTGAAGTGAAAATTCTGAAAGACTTAGATGTTTCCGTAGCTGGTCGTGATGTAGTTTTTGTTGAAGATATTATTGATACAGGTAAAACTCTCAAAGCCTTAATGGATTTGTTTGCCTCACGTAAGGCTAAGTCAGTAAAAATTGTGTCTCTAGTCGATAAGCCAGCTCATCGAGAACAAGTTGTGCAAGCTGATTATATTGGCTTAACATGTCCAGATAAGTTTATAG
The nucleotide sequence above comes from Bombilactobacillus bombi. Encoded proteins:
- the alr gene encoding alanine racemase, coding for MKPAIHRPTQIIVDRQAIKNNFLHERQLLNDETAIFAVVKANAYGHGAVAVAQTVSEVGVDGFCVATLDEALELRQAGLQETILVLGVTPVQQAELAAQMNISLTVATLEWLQQAIELLTQPLKIHLALDTGMGRIGFTQHDAVVSACEFIQQQELIIPEGIFTHFATADEADTKYFHQQVQKFKQLTTNLPLKFKYVHCANSATSLWHLDCQSNMIRFGIALYGLNPSGTALTAPYELQPALTLQTEIVHIKKVPAGQSISYGATYTSSEPETIATLPIGYADGWLRRMSGSSVIVAGQLCPIVGRVCMDQMMIKVPKMYPLGTKVTLIGTDQQTNLSVETAAEFCDTINYEIICNLSDRIVRKYVN
- a CDS encoding antitoxin, which encodes MAEAQKMFSVRLDADVVDRLQKYSDENACDVNWVIDEALLNFFQREGNFAAQLIHGYLDMADINEELSDAFSICEQEADRRSSGYIN
- a CDS encoding type II toxin-antitoxin system PemK/MazF family toxin codes for the protein MLFQFVNRRLTDEVVVTLIKRGDVFYADLSPVVGSEQGGMRPVLVIQNNIGNKYSPTTIVAAITGRIQKPKMPTHVGITTADGFSKDSVILTEQIRTIDKQRLKEKVTTLSAAKMHDVDKALKVSIHL
- the cbpA gene encoding cyclic di-AMP binding protein CbpA yields the protein MLIKSLVMKKRFLTTVKESVTLQQALDILEETGFRCVPILDETGTIFRGNIYKMHIYRHKSRGGDLNLPVTYLLKNATKTIPINAPFFKVFFNIKDLPYIAVLDENSHFYGILTHTKLLNMLSEAWNVHTGSYVLTVISSGQKGELAEMSNIISKEVSIAGCLTLDARKNALVRRNLFTLQPNVTTEQLQLIVKELEQNNYRVSEIDDLQKQTILDQIPE
- a CDS encoding L-lactate dehydrogenase, producing the protein MSSITDKNHTKVILVGDGAVGSSFAYAMTLQGVANEIGIVDVVKDKTRGDALDLADATPVTYPTHIYSAEYSDAKDADIVVITAGAPQKPGETRLDLVNKNLNILKSIVNPIVESGFNGIFLVVANPVDILTYGTWKLSGFPKERVIGSGTSLDTSRLQKFVGQELDLDPRSVHGYMLGEHGDSEFAAWSHLTVGGLTMAELQKIHPELTDEKLQEINDTVVNAAYEIINTKGATYYGVATAAARICKAILKDENAILPLSVYMDGQYGVNDLYISSPTIVNRNGVRQILEVPLNDDEKAKMANSAAQLEKVARDGFKATGIE
- the pth gene encoding aminoacyl-tRNA hydrolase, which translates into the protein MKAIFGLGNPGQSYDQTKHNMGFMTIDKLAEYYQVSLTKNEFSAIDVRFKYQGETIYLVKPLTFMNNSGYAVKLLMGYYQILPAEILIIQDDLDLPIGKVRLRQKGSAGGHNGIKSIIASTGTNEFKRVKIGIGHPARKQVVNWVLTPFTKEEQPLALAGIDQAAAAIENWVENNNFEQTMNQFN
- the mfd gene encoding transcription-repair coupling factor, yielding MQLIDCLNQNKQIQDFIKQLAPQTQQMLTGLTGSAKTLFLVNLINERQQPLLVVEPDSYHASQLADDLGQLLPSNQVQLFLLEASIATQIAISSPESLSQRLSALDFLREQKPGVVITSIAGLEYVLPPMETFTNSHLHFKVGQEMQLEQLPDQLISMGYRRDSLVSSPGEFAIRGDIFDIYPLTRDQPLRIEFFGDEIDAIHEFDSETQRSQATIDEITLSPASDQIVSSERLHLVGQQVQQALAEHIKKVKDQQIIKNLQENYQADLDSLLAGQRVDNLGAYTDFLYEKPAKLTDYLSKTGFVIFDDYDRIQEQDRTNDEENAAWFSGQFEAGKLLPNLSFRWTFTQSLAAIVQGKVFLSLFQRSRGHLRLEQLVNITSRSVQQFFSNLPLLKTEIERWQKQQTTVILLISAAARLQKMQQTLADFGIEALTTTLDDIKMGQTQLVAGGLHTGFELADERVVVITEKELFNKQPKRHHHRANMSNAERLKSYTDLKPGDYVVHVNHGIGKFLGIQTLEVDGKHQDYITIEYRDQGQLFIPVTQLNMVQKYVSAQGKAPKLNKLGGTEWHKTKQRVQKNIEDIADELIQLYAKRESEEGYAFSADDDLQNQFDAQFPYVETPDQLRSIAEVKRDMESPHPMDRLLVGDVGFGKTEVALRAAFKAINDGKQVAFLVPTTILAQQHFQTMQERFADFPVETAILTRFQTPAQQREIKKNLAEGKIDIVVGTHRLLSKDVKFLDLGLLIVDEEQRFGVKHKERLKQLKSQIDVLTLTATPIPRTLNMSMMGVRDLSVIETAPPNRYPIQTFVMEQNYDVVRSAIERELNRGGQVFYLHNRVEDIEQTANLLATLAPDAHIAVAHGKMTQAQLEGVMTDFLNGDYDVLVTTTIIETGVDISNANTLIIENADRYGLSQLYQLRGRVGRSSRVAYAYFMYQKDKTLSEVGEKRLEAVKNFTELGSGFKIAMRDLAIRGAGNLLGKQQHGFIDSVGYDLYTQMLSEAVAKKRGQNQQAQQTDAQLQLDLEAYIPTNYIADERQKIEMYKRMRQAKSVAEVADLKQELIDRFGKYPLEVANLLKVTRLKLLADAALIDKIKQQDEQIILTFSQAANQYLSGERIFKDLALTSMKAKVANEHDYFVITLDIAKHPDYWKQLELLLQHWNQTLEPVTEK
- a CDS encoding polysaccharide biosynthesis protein, which encodes MKNNNAQVLIKGTWILSVSSLITKILSAFYRVPLQNLVGDRGFYVYQQVYPLYGLCTAVALTGIPMFVSQVLAESSEQSSNNRRYLLIGAIILGILGAVVLKILAFPLASWMGDSRLAPLIKALSWFYLLAPLEAVYRGIYQADFQMLPTALSQVSEQIVRVIIIIAAAVTLPTEYYQMSTWAHAGSGVGALTALIILVSFKLPQTNAAPTVKPNLINLGKRFITEGLMFSLFGSLLVLFQTIDSFTMYKLLSSNNWTNPQVLKGIYDRGQPLAQLGVVVAISFATAILPQLSRRPAAKQQTIISSTIHVTLTLAASSAVGMAVLMPQINTLLFQNSRQSLTLAIYVLSVVFVAYAMVLNTIMQAQHYHQQNFRELFLVLVLKWAANLWLIPHLGPLGASIATLLASFLLAVLLYYKASRNLQKILIQRGFLKKLVLIMLFLAGFVAVLSMFWRLIEPLTRLTALWEVSLTIVLAVLIVVILSYHWQLLTLDEWDLVPGGSWILKMLGGKHALR
- a CDS encoding RNA-binding S4 domain-containing protein, whose amino-acid sequence is MRLDKYLKISRLVKRRTLAKEIADKGRIDINGRTAKSSTDVQVGDQITIHYGDKTVAVEVLQVLENVKKDAAADLYKNLD
- a CDS encoding FtsB family cell division protein; translation: MPQIQRSNNIRPINLSNDDLSAEKKFKLRVRQVHRRRTSILMLIFGGISLAFGGQLYQAHQIKAQTQTQLVQQQQKLHNARSRSNDLHAQVRQLHDPEYLDNLIRYRFNYSRDGEIIYNIPSEANKNLNF